One part of the Schistocerca piceifrons isolate TAMUIC-IGC-003096 chromosome 2, iqSchPice1.1, whole genome shotgun sequence genome encodes these proteins:
- the LOC124776598 gene encoding methionine-R-sulfoxide reductase B1-like isoform X1, whose protein sequence is MADSGKGPYSKEELKKRLTPMQYYVTQEKGTERAFTGKYNKTTDAGTYSCVVCNEDLFSSDTKFESGCGWPAFNDVINQGKVKLTKDTSHVGGNLLLLVANPGMVRTEVTCANCGAHLGHVFNDGPKPTGRRFCINSAALNFRPLHQPEQ, encoded by the exons ATGGCAGATAGTGGCAAGGGACCTTACAGCAAAGAAGAACTTAAAAAGCGTTTGACACCAATGCAGTATTATGTTACTCAAGAAAAAGGAACAGAAAG GGCATTTACGGGCAAGTACAATAAAACTACAGATGCTGGAACATACAGCTGTGTTGTTTGCAATGAGGACCTATTTTCATCAGATACAAAATTTGAATCTGGCTGTGGGTGGCCAGCATTTAATGATGTTATAAACCAAGGCAAAGTTAAGCTTACTAAGGACACATCTCATG TTGGGGGCAACCTTCTGTTATTGGTCGCAAACCCAGGCATGGTGCGTACTGAGGTGACCTGTGCCAACTGTGGAGCTCATCTGGGCCATGTCTTCAACGATGGACCAAAGCCCACGGGAAGAAGATTCTGCATCAACAGTGCTGCACTTAATTTTCGACCACTGCATCAACCAGAGCAGTGA
- the LOC124776598 gene encoding methionine-R-sulfoxide reductase B3-like isoform X2 — MADSGKGPYSKEELKKRLTPMQYYVTQEKGTERAFTGKYNKTTDAGTYSCVVCNEDLFSSDTKFESGCGWPAFNDVINQGKVKLTKDTSHGMVRTEVTCANCGAHLGHVFNDGPKPTGRRFCINSAALNFRPLHQPEQ, encoded by the exons ATGGCAGATAGTGGCAAGGGACCTTACAGCAAAGAAGAACTTAAAAAGCGTTTGACACCAATGCAGTATTATGTTACTCAAGAAAAAGGAACAGAAAG GGCATTTACGGGCAAGTACAATAAAACTACAGATGCTGGAACATACAGCTGTGTTGTTTGCAATGAGGACCTATTTTCATCAGATACAAAATTTGAATCTGGCTGTGGGTGGCCAGCATTTAATGATGTTATAAACCAAGGCAAAGTTAAGCTTACTAAGGACACATCTCATG GCATGGTGCGTACTGAGGTGACCTGTGCCAACTGTGGAGCTCATCTGGGCCATGTCTTCAACGATGGACCAAAGCCCACGGGAAGAAGATTCTGCATCAACAGTGCTGCACTTAATTTTCGACCACTGCATCAACCAGAGCAGTGA